In Candidatus Poribacteria bacterium, a genomic segment contains:
- a CDS encoding AarF/ABC1/UbiB kinase family protein — MRLLNLNRKLKSAKRLPEIVSVFARHGFGHILSQIFERGRTRRFSLRSAFTRRARGGSHPQKSRWWRFRRAKKDSDENSSGTLLSVPERLRLAFEELGPTFVKLGQVLSTRVDILSELVGQEEALAWSTEFQKLQRHAQPFDFSEVRTTIEQEFKAPLEKVFSTYEQQPFAAASIAQVHAATLETGESVVVKVQRPRVATIIQTDLNLLMELAERLENRDPEMHLFKPTELVREFSRSIRKEIDFTIEATNTDAFYQRFATSSKVKIPRVHWDFTNRRVLTLERIDGVPINAIAELDEMGFDRTELAETLVEMFYTQVLSDGFFHADPHPGNVFVLEDGRIGLVDFGMVGRISDDMLRYICNWLSAVLTKDVDAVVRSYIRMGILGDETDIAALKLEMNDFLERYFNMPPSRLRLGEVIHEVFNASLRHQIHVPPAFLMLGKTVATVESVVMKLNPDFNILEFSEPYISQLLVQNFGSKRWERQLADSVEDFTELARDMPLHLHRILQKLQRGSLKFELEHLSLEAVIKAFDRVINRVAFSLIIASLIVGSSIILQGVEIWEWKFFLGIMGYLTATFFGFGLVISILRSGRF; from the coding sequence AATCGTAAACTTAAAAGTGCCAAACGCCTGCCTGAGATTGTCAGCGTTTTCGCGAGACACGGTTTCGGGCATATTCTCTCTCAAATTTTTGAGCGGGGTCGGACAAGACGTTTCAGTCTCAGAAGCGCGTTCACGCGGAGGGCAAGAGGCGGTAGCCACCCCCAGAAATCAAGATGGTGGCGTTTCCGAAGGGCAAAAAAGGATTCAGACGAAAACAGTTCAGGGACACTGCTGTCTGTGCCAGAACGGTTGCGGCTTGCGTTTGAAGAGTTGGGACCGACGTTTGTTAAATTAGGTCAAGTGCTCAGTACCCGCGTGGACATTCTTTCCGAACTTGTTGGGCAAGAAGAAGCGTTGGCATGGAGCACCGAGTTTCAGAAATTGCAGCGACATGCACAACCCTTTGATTTTTCAGAGGTTCGCACGACGATTGAACAGGAATTCAAAGCACCGCTTGAGAAAGTGTTTTCGACTTACGAACAACAACCGTTTGCGGCGGCTTCAATTGCTCAGGTGCATGCAGCAACGTTAGAAACAGGTGAATCGGTAGTCGTTAAAGTCCAACGTCCACGTGTAGCAACGATTATTCAGACGGATCTTAATCTATTGATGGAGTTAGCCGAACGGCTTGAAAACCGGGACCCAGAGATGCACCTCTTTAAACCGACTGAGCTTGTTCGGGAGTTCTCACGCTCAATTCGGAAGGAGATCGATTTTACAATCGAGGCAACAAATACAGATGCTTTCTACCAGAGATTCGCAACGTCATCAAAGGTAAAGATTCCCAGAGTCCACTGGGATTTCACGAATCGCCGTGTTTTGACGTTGGAAAGGATTGATGGTGTGCCAATCAACGCCATCGCTGAACTGGACGAGATGGGATTTGATCGGACGGAACTCGCTGAAACACTTGTAGAGATGTTCTATACGCAAGTCCTGAGCGATGGGTTTTTCCATGCGGATCCGCATCCTGGGAATGTCTTCGTTTTAGAAGATGGACGGATCGGATTGGTTGACTTCGGCATGGTTGGCAGAATAAGCGACGATATGTTGCGGTATATCTGTAATTGGTTGAGTGCCGTGTTAACTAAAGATGTAGACGCTGTGGTCAGAAGCTACATTCGGATGGGCATTTTGGGGGATGAAACAGACATCGCAGCTTTAAAGTTGGAAATGAACGACTTCTTGGAACGTTACTTCAATATGCCGCCGAGCAGGCTCCGTCTCGGAGAGGTAATTCACGAAGTCTTTAACGCATCATTGCGGCATCAAATCCATGTGCCGCCAGCGTTTTTGATGCTCGGTAAAACGGTCGCAACGGTTGAATCAGTCGTGATGAAACTAAACCCTGATTTCAATATCTTAGAATTCAGTGAACCGTATATTTCGCAATTGCTCGTCCAAAACTTTGGGAGCAAAAGGTGGGAGCGGCAGCTCGCGGATTCTGTGGAAGATTTCACAGAACTTGCACGCGACATGCCGCTTCACTTGCACCGTATCCTCCAAAAATTACAGCGAGGTTCTCTCAAATTTGAGTTAGAACATTTAAGTCTCGAAGCGGTGATTAAAGCCTTCGATCGGGTTATCAATCGGGTTGCTTTCAGCCTTATTATCGCTTCACTGATCGTCGGCTCGTCAATCATCCTACAAGGTGTTGAAATCTGGGAATGGAAGTTTTTTCTTGGGATTATGGGCTATTTGACCGCGACGTTTTTTGGATTCGGATTGGTAATTTCTATTTTGCGGTCGGGTCGCTTCTAA
- the ruvX gene encoding Holliday junction resolvase RuvX — protein sequence MAILLGLDVGDTRIGVALSDELGVAAHPLCTLTRKNRKVDLIAISDLVSIHKVECVVIGLPISLDGSIGAQAEKVQKFAKRLEHVIDIPIEFQDERFTTAEAEEILHELNKDAKAQKELIDEVSAVVILDDYLNRGQEINSTAPTEDS from the coding sequence ATGGCAATTCTACTCGGATTAGATGTCGGTGATACACGTATTGGCGTGGCACTCAGTGACGAACTTGGTGTCGCAGCACACCCACTGTGTACACTCACCCGAAAAAATCGGAAGGTTGATTTAATTGCTATCTCTGATCTCGTTTCCATTCACAAGGTGGAATGCGTTGTTATCGGTTTGCCCATCTCTCTTGATGGCTCTATCGGCGCACAGGCGGAGAAGGTTCAGAAGTTTGCAAAACGCTTAGAACATGTAATTGACATCCCAATTGAATTTCAGGATGAACGTTTTACAACCGCTGAGGCAGAAGAAATTTTGCATGAACTTAACAAAGACGCAAAAGCACAGAAAGAACTTATCGATGAGGTGTCAGCAGTGGTTATCCTTGACGACTACTTGAATCGCGGTCAGGAGATCAATTCTACGGCACCCACGGAGGATTCTTGA
- the mltG gene encoding endolytic transglycosylase MltG has product MGSIKKTRNIKKIVILTLCSLGALCLTVLLIGMFLVLPPTSSEEVVNFDVPTGSSSQAIAKRLIEEKLIRSEHAFRLVVRYRGTGRHLKAGTYVLRRNMALWDILNAFEKGQVTLISWTVPEGLTVSAIAELWKTAGLGTTQAFQDAAELPRLLERYGLADKTVEGYLFPNTYKFAKGTSAEKVVEMMLNEFKQRWTDAFDEDARNLGRTRHEIVTLASIIEKEAQSESERPRISSVFHNRLRRKWRLQADPTVLYALGNPERLLTKGDLRVDSPYNTYMHKGLPPGPIANPGIDSIIAALRPEKTDYLYFVAIGEGKHHFSKTLSEHNRMIRKIRRASE; this is encoded by the coding sequence ATGGGGTCAATCAAAAAAACACGAAACATTAAAAAGATAGTTATACTAACACTGTGTAGTCTCGGTGCACTTTGCCTCACTGTTCTGTTGATTGGAATGTTTCTGGTGTTACCACCAACGTCTTCAGAAGAGGTCGTCAACTTTGACGTGCCAACGGGTAGTAGCTCACAAGCAATAGCAAAGCGGTTGATTGAAGAAAAGTTAATACGGAGCGAACATGCTTTCCGCCTCGTTGTCCGATATAGAGGGACCGGCAGACATCTAAAAGCTGGAACTTATGTGTTGCGGCGGAATATGGCGTTGTGGGACATCCTCAACGCATTTGAAAAGGGACAGGTTACGCTAATTAGTTGGACGGTGCCAGAGGGTTTAACGGTATCCGCCATCGCTGAACTTTGGAAAACAGCAGGTCTTGGTACAACTCAGGCATTTCAGGACGCTGCTGAATTGCCTCGTTTGTTGGAGCGATACGGACTGGCAGATAAAACAGTGGAGGGCTACCTGTTCCCGAACACCTACAAGTTCGCGAAAGGTACGAGCGCAGAGAAGGTTGTTGAGATGATGCTCAATGAATTCAAACAGAGGTGGACAGACGCATTCGACGAGGACGCACGAAATTTAGGGCGCACCCGTCACGAAATTGTAACACTTGCTTCTATCATTGAAAAGGAAGCACAATCTGAATCGGAACGTCCGCGTATTTCGAGCGTTTTTCATAACCGACTCAGGCGTAAGTGGAGGCTTCAGGCAGATCCGACGGTGCTTTACGCCTTAGGAAACCCAGAAAGACTCTTAACTAAAGGCGATTTGAGGGTTGATTCGCCCTATAATACTTACATGCATAAGGGTTTACCACCCGGTCCCATTGCAAATCCGGGTATTGATTCAATCATAGCGGCATTGCGTCCCGAAAAAACGGATTATCTCTATTTCGTGGCGATAGGCGAGGGAAAGCACCACTTTTCAAAGACGCTTTCAGAACATAATAGAATGATACGAAAAATACGGCGTGCCTCGGAATAG
- the lpxC gene encoding UDP-3-O-acyl-N-acetylglucosamine deacetylase: protein MAKADSQQTIQNEITMTGKGLMLGEPVTLTLKPAPADSGIVFRRVDMEGMPEVEVCPENWADILPRCTSLRSGDTTVSSVEHLLSALGGLGIDNVTVELDAPEPPGLDGSALPYVENIQATGLVSQDAPRNFIEITEPFALSEGDRQLVLLPADALEVTFVYAHPQTTPQVATFKITPESYAHDIAPARSFCFENEIEALQALGIGKGASYDNVLVINEAGEPSTPLRFEDEFVRHKILDLIGDLYLAGHLPKAHVMATRTGHTFHAEFVRALAEAGHLEQPLVQEPIEVMDIYDVLPHRHPMCMVDRVIEHESKKRAVGIKNVTYNEPIFEGHFPTQPVMPGVLQIEALAQLAAWLVLRDIGKEGELGYFRSINKATFRRAVIPGDQLRLEIEVAQLRSRLARIEGRVYVGDELATEAELSIVLASV from the coding sequence ATGGCAAAAGCTGATTCACAGCAAACAATTCAAAACGAAATAACAATGACAGGCAAAGGGTTAATGTTAGGGGAACCTGTGACATTAACTCTAAAACCAGCACCAGCGGATTCCGGCATTGTCTTTCGGCGTGTGGATATGGAAGGCATGCCAGAAGTAGAGGTGTGCCCAGAGAACTGGGCAGATATTCTGCCGCGATGCACCAGTTTACGCAGTGGTGATACAACGGTTAGTAGTGTTGAACACCTTCTTTCTGCACTCGGTGGCCTCGGTATTGACAATGTGACAGTGGAATTGGATGCCCCGGAACCTCCTGGGCTTGATGGTAGTGCCCTGCCGTATGTGGAAAATATTCAAGCGACAGGGCTTGTTTCACAAGATGCGCCACGGAATTTTATTGAGATCACGGAACCCTTCGCGCTCTCCGAAGGTGATAGGCAGCTCGTTCTGTTACCCGCCGACGCACTGGAAGTCACATTCGTTTACGCACACCCGCAAACCACGCCTCAAGTTGCGACATTCAAAATAACTCCGGAATCATACGCACATGACATCGCGCCAGCTCGAAGTTTCTGTTTCGAGAATGAAATTGAAGCACTTCAAGCACTCGGTATAGGGAAAGGGGCAAGCTATGACAATGTGCTCGTCATCAATGAGGCAGGTGAACCGAGCACCCCCTTACGATTTGAAGACGAGTTCGTCCGACATAAAATTCTTGATCTGATCGGTGATCTTTATTTAGCTGGACACTTACCAAAGGCACATGTCATGGCAACGCGAACGGGGCATACATTCCATGCGGAATTTGTGCGTGCCCTTGCTGAGGCAGGGCACCTTGAACAGCCTCTTGTTCAAGAGCCTATTGAGGTAATGGATATCTACGACGTATTACCCCATCGGCATCCGATGTGCATGGTTGATAGAGTCATTGAACATGAAAGTAAAAAACGCGCGGTTGGCATCAAGAATGTGACCTATAACGAACCGATTTTTGAGGGACATTTCCCGACGCAACCTGTGATGCCGGGCGTACTACAGATTGAAGCACTCGCACAACTTGCAGCGTGGCTCGTGCTTCGGGACATCGGTAAGGAAGGCGAACTTGGCTATTTTCGTTCGATTAACAAGGCAACATTCCGACGCGCTGTCATTCCGGGCGACCAACTTCGATTGGAAATAGAAGTTGCCCAACTACGGAGCAGGCTTGCACGCATCGAAGGACGCGTTTATGTAGGAGACGAACTTGCCACAGAGGCTGAGTTGTCAATCGTATTAGCATCTGTCTGA
- the lpxA gene encoding acyl-ACP--UDP-N-acetylglucosamine O-acyltransferase, whose amino-acid sequence MLETNIHPTAIISPKATLEEGVKVGAYSLVGEDVHIGRGTVIGPHVQIEKWTIIGEECKIYFGATIGNESKDLKYGGWRSYVKIGNRNILREYVSISRSTFEDGSTIVGDNNLLMNWVNLAHDTIVGNRTIMANFVSLAGHVTIEDDVRLGAHAALHQYVRVGKMAMAGGFSKIVQDIPPFALSAGQPARVRSLNRIGIRTSRINPLSQLTDETLAALKKAFRILFRSGLPLKHAVARVKEELEATPEVEYLLEFIETSKRGIGFSQPNRTLSG is encoded by the coding sequence GTGTTAGAAACCAACATTCATCCTACGGCTATTATCTCTCCAAAAGCGACGTTGGAAGAGGGAGTTAAAGTCGGTGCCTACAGTCTCGTCGGTGAAGATGTTCATATTGGACGCGGGACCGTGATCGGTCCGCATGTTCAGATTGAGAAGTGGACGATTATCGGTGAAGAATGCAAAATCTATTTCGGTGCTACCATCGGCAACGAATCTAAAGATTTGAAGTACGGGGGTTGGCGGAGTTATGTGAAAATTGGGAATCGCAATATACTACGCGAGTACGTCTCCATTTCCAGATCAACCTTTGAAGACGGGTCAACTATCGTCGGTGATAACAATTTGCTGATGAATTGGGTTAACCTTGCCCACGACACTATCGTCGGCAATAGAACAATCATGGCAAACTTTGTCTCACTTGCGGGGCATGTCACAATTGAAGATGACGTTCGGCTTGGCGCACACGCAGCATTGCATCAATATGTACGCGTCGGCAAAATGGCAATGGCAGGAGGTTTTTCAAAGATCGTTCAAGATATTCCACCTTTCGCCCTCTCCGCCGGACAACCGGCGCGTGTTCGCAGTCTCAACCGTATTGGCATCCGAACATCGCGGATTAATCCGTTGTCACAACTGACTGATGAAACGCTTGCGGCGTTAAAGAAGGCATTTCGCATCTTGTTCCGCTCCGGTCTACCTCTCAAACATGCCGTCGCCAGAGTCAAGGAGGAACTTGAAGCGACCCCCGAAGTCGAATATCTACTCGAATTTATCGAAACATCTAAACGTGGTATCGGATTTAGCCAACCGAATCGTACTCTGAGCGGTTAG
- the lpxI gene encoding UDP-2,3-diacylglucosamine diphosphatase LpxI (LpxI, functionally equivalent to LpxH, replaces it in LPS biosynthesis in a minority of bacteria.) produces MEKLGIIAGAGELPVLLAYAAVAHERHPVIIQITKSDPQRFAEIACELHTYGVGQIQKITRTLLNSGVKEVVIIGKVEKNILLRPFQIDTTTIKILVQNRREKPTAIVNAALNHLESAGLTILRQDQYLHHLLPQPSVLTTRQPTAHQWADIELGISTARQIANMDIGQTVVVQNQIVLAMEAIEGTDATIQRGGNLGRKGVVVAKAAAENHDFRIDVPTVGMQTLEVLHQVKAGVLAVEARRTFVMDADALVQQADQWKIAIVAVV; encoded by the coding sequence GTGGAAAAATTGGGTATTATTGCGGGTGCAGGTGAGCTGCCGGTGCTATTAGCATACGCCGCTGTTGCCCATGAACGACACCCCGTTATCATCCAGATCACAAAGTCCGACCCGCAACGCTTTGCTGAAATTGCCTGTGAACTCCACACCTATGGGGTGGGCCAGATTCAAAAGATTACTCGAACACTCCTCAATTCAGGCGTAAAAGAGGTTGTGATTATTGGGAAAGTCGAAAAAAATATTCTCCTTCGTCCATTTCAAATTGATACCACCACCATTAAAATCTTAGTACAGAATCGACGCGAAAAACCTACCGCAATCGTCAACGCAGCACTCAATCACCTTGAATCCGCTGGACTTACTATCCTCCGCCAAGACCAGTACCTCCATCACCTTCTTCCACAACCCAGTGTTTTAACAACACGACAACCAACAGCACATCAATGGGCAGATATTGAACTCGGTATCAGCACCGCTCGCCAAATAGCAAACATGGATATAGGACAAACAGTTGTCGTTCAAAATCAGATTGTGCTTGCTATGGAAGCCATTGAAGGGACGGATGCAACTATTCAGAGGGGTGGGAACTTAGGAAGAAAAGGAGTTGTTGTAGCGAAAGCGGCTGCCGAGAATCATGATTTTCGTATCGATGTACCAACGGTCGGAATGCAAACGCTGGAGGTGTTACATCAAGTCAAAGCAGGTGTGTTAGCAGTGGAGGCACGGCGAACCTTTGTTATGGATGCCGATGCGCTTGTTCAGCAAGCCGACCAGTGGAAGATCGCAATCGTTGCTGTAGTATAA
- a CDS encoding energy transducer TonB, translating to MNKAIQFLNKSIFLSICVHLIGAAIASLSIVGGPDKHGDTFVAEFISLPKTKPVLTPRRLNMPALTQPDTIRSQPPRIQTIAKITHVSQNEPQFVVDMLSVSVVHQTTSTEISTGSENVLQYRLSPRPTERGSQSIHFTPKRVPRPEWSSTSMAIASAHTTELPPVSVDLNEPTQNAQFFHKVDPIYPESARLSHKQGLVVLEATIGVDGVARNIKVVKVTEISGLGCEEAAITALKASQFVPAKRGNVVVSQRLRIPYRFKFKS from the coding sequence ATGAACAAGGCTATCCAATTTCTGAACAAATCTATATTTTTATCCATCTGCGTTCACCTGATAGGTGCTGCGATTGCATCGCTGTCTATCGTTGGAGGTCCAGATAAACACGGCGATACTTTTGTTGCCGAGTTTATCTCACTCCCGAAGACGAAACCGGTGCTCACACCCCGTCGACTCAATATGCCGGCATTAACGCAGCCGGATACGATTCGTTCACAGCCGCCACGCATCCAGACAATCGCGAAAATCACGCATGTCTCACAAAACGAACCGCAATTCGTTGTTGATATGCTCTCAGTTTCTGTTGTTCACCAGACAACCTCCACGGAAATTAGTACTGGGAGTGAAAATGTACTCCAGTACCGCTTATCCCCACGTCCAACGGAGCGAGGCTCACAATCGATACACTTCACCCCTAAACGGGTCCCACGTCCGGAATGGTCATCAACATCAATGGCTATTGCGAGTGCACATACCACAGAACTTCCACCAGTTTCGGTAGATTTGAACGAACCGACGCAAAACGCTCAGTTTTTTCACAAAGTAGATCCTATATATCCCGAATCTGCTCGCCTTTCTCACAAACAGGGTCTCGTTGTGCTCGAAGCGACAATAGGTGTAGATGGTGTAGCGAGGAACATCAAAGTTGTTAAAGTGACCGAAATTAGTGGATTAGGGTGTGAAGAAGCGGCAATCACGGCACTCAAAGCGTCCCAATTCGTGCCAGCGAAACGGGGCAACGTAGTTGTCAGTCAACGTCTCCGTATTCCCTATCGTTTCAAGTTTAAAAGTTAG
- a CDS encoding SDR family NAD(P)-dependent oxidoreductase, with the protein MDIGLNNKVAVITGGSTGIGAATAIEYAKAGAKVVFGDINEEDAQETLNTIVENGGVAKFQRTDVTIETEVADLMKTADTAFGGIDVLVTSAGVLRGPSVRIDDFEAATFDSVIDVNLKGTFFALKHAVPIMGRESGGVILCIASGAGVRGGSSSVAYASSKGGVNGLVMTVENQVGSMGIRMHTICPGGLATPLKLGQIAESAKRDGQDPDEAVANARNSLGDPAGVARVLTFLASDAASYTRGQIFTR; encoded by the coding sequence ATGGACATCGGACTTAATAACAAAGTGGCTGTGATTACGGGCGGATCTACAGGGATTGGCGCAGCAACAGCAATTGAATATGCTAAAGCGGGAGCGAAAGTTGTCTTTGGCGATATTAACGAGGAAGATGCTCAAGAAACGCTCAATACAATCGTTGAAAACGGAGGTGTTGCGAAGTTCCAGCGCACAGATGTCACCATAGAAACTGAAGTGGCGGATTTGATGAAAACCGCTGATACAGCATTTGGTGGGATTGATGTATTGGTAACTTCAGCAGGTGTCCTGCGCGGTCCGAGCGTCCGTATTGATGATTTTGAAGCCGCGACTTTTGATTCGGTTATTGATGTTAACCTCAAAGGTACTTTTTTTGCTCTTAAACACGCTGTACCGATAATGGGAAGAGAAAGTGGTGGTGTTATCCTATGTATTGCCTCAGGAGCGGGTGTCCGCGGCGGTAGTTCCTCAGTGGCTTACGCCTCCAGCAAGGGTGGCGTGAATGGACTTGTAATGACGGTAGAAAACCAGGTTGGGTCAATGGGTATTCGTATGCACACCATTTGCCCCGGTGGACTAGCAACTCCCTTAAAACTGGGGCAAATTGCAGAATCGGCAAAGCGGGATGGGCAAGATCCAGATGAGGCTGTTGCTAATGCACGCAATTCATTGGGTGATCCAGCGGGCGTTGCACGGGTCCTCACGTTCCTTGCCTCCGATGCGGCTTCATATACGCGCGGACAGATTTTCACCAGATAA
- a CDS encoding DUF983 domain-containing protein: MQLTLRDLAKILRYSFRLKCPRCGAGDLFQTYFKMFACCPRCDLKFERESGYFIGAMYLNYGVTVCTAFPGYFLVETFTSIPFLANLSIWALFSAIFPIFFYRYSKSLWLNFDYIFSS; encoded by the coding sequence ATGCAGTTAACCCTTCGGGACCTCGCTAAAATTCTCCGATATAGTTTTCGACTGAAATGCCCGCGGTGTGGCGCGGGGGACCTGTTTCAAACGTATTTCAAGATGTTTGCTTGCTGTCCACGATGCGATTTGAAGTTTGAACGAGAGTCCGGCTATTTTATCGGTGCTATGTACCTCAACTATGGTGTGACGGTCTGCACCGCTTTTCCAGGCTACTTCCTCGTTGAAACGTTTACCTCTATTCCCTTCCTCGCTAATTTGAGTATCTGGGCACTCTTTTCCGCTATCTTTCCTATTTTCTTCTATCGTTATTCAAAAAGTTTGTGGCTGAACTTCGATTACATATTTTCATCTTAA
- a CDS encoding sugar transferase has product MPFLSRSINQIGKDAENNSVHRDESLTASLDAQTSPKIPKTGNLVERLSSFYAKRGKHLFDAIAAFFLIIIFAPLMGLIAILIKLTSSGSVFFSHKRVGLNNELFIMHKFRSLHVDTPSYSEKPDSTDDERITLIGKWLRKTSLDELPQLFNVLKGEMSLVGPRPEMPFLAKDYEAWENQRHLVRPGMTGLWQLSPRRQGTIREGISVDLAYIENLSLWNDFKILLRTFKVFWDNNTY; this is encoded by the coding sequence ATGCCATTCCTATCAAGAAGCATAAACCAGATAGGAAAAGACGCAGAGAATAATAGCGTGCATCGCGATGAAAGTTTAACGGCAAGCCTTGACGCGCAAACTTCGCCCAAAATACCAAAAACAGGGAATCTAGTGGAACGACTCTCCTCTTTCTACGCAAAGCGTGGCAAACATTTGTTTGATGCAATCGCTGCATTTTTCCTTATTATTATTTTTGCCCCGCTGATGGGGTTGATTGCTATTCTTATTAAGCTCACCTCGTCCGGTTCCGTTTTTTTCTCCCACAAGCGGGTTGGATTAAACAATGAACTGTTTATCATGCACAAGTTTCGGAGCCTCCATGTTGATACGCCGTCCTATTCAGAGAAACCTGATTCGACGGACGATGAACGCATTACGTTGATCGGCAAATGGCTCCGTAAAACAAGCCTGGACGAACTACCCCAACTCTTCAATGTACTGAAAGGCGAAATGAGTCTTGTCGGTCCTCGTCCGGAGATGCCTTTCCTTGCTAAGGATTATGAAGCGTGGGAAAATCAGCGTCACCTCGTCCGACCGGGGATGACCGGGCTTTGGCAGCTCAGTCCCCGTCGCCAAGGCACAATCCGAGAGGGTATATCTGTTGATCTGGCGTACATTGAGAACCTATCTCTGTGGAACGATTTCAAAATACTCCTTCGTACCTTCAAAGTTTTTTGGGATAACAACACCTATTAA
- a CDS encoding glycosyltransferase, producing the protein MRIRVLGIRGLPATYSGLETIMGELAPRWVEAGHEVIVYCRKALFKERPAEWKGIKLVYLPSIEHKMFSTLSHSFLATLHASVTTSDVILTWNAGNGPFGWFFRIAGKTAVINVDGMEWLRPKWKGIGAVYFKWAAKMATAAFPIVITDASEMKRLYLEELGAETTYIAYGANIEPSEQPEILETYGLESRNYYLIASRLVPDNNADLILEAFVASNSQKQLAIAGGADYKGNKLENEFLSKLKSIANENVRFLGHIDDSDHIKELHHHCFAYIHGHQFGGINPSILKALGFSNCILALNTPFNDEVLEGGHYGVLFDKNVVSLTEKIQMLEQHPEQVEDFRRRATEQIRKRFNWENIAQQYLDVFEKLQ; encoded by the coding sequence ATGAGAATTCGGGTATTGGGCATACGCGGGCTCCCCGCTACCTATAGTGGGTTAGAAACGATCATGGGCGAATTAGCCCCCCGCTGGGTGGAAGCTGGGCATGAAGTGATTGTCTACTGCCGGAAGGCACTTTTCAAGGAAAGACCTGCCGAATGGAAGGGCATCAAGCTCGTTTACTTGCCAAGTATAGAACATAAGATGTTCAGTACCCTTAGTCACAGCTTTCTCGCAACCCTACACGCTTCAGTTACCACATCTGATGTTATTCTGACCTGGAACGCTGGCAACGGTCCGTTCGGGTGGTTTTTTCGTATCGCAGGTAAAACCGCTGTTATCAATGTTGATGGAATGGAATGGCTACGTCCAAAATGGAAAGGAATCGGGGCAGTCTACTTCAAGTGGGCAGCGAAGATGGCGACAGCGGCGTTTCCAATTGTGATTACCGATGCTTCTGAAATGAAACGGCTCTACCTTGAGGAGTTAGGCGCGGAAACAACCTATATCGCTTATGGTGCGAACATTGAGCCGTCAGAGCAGCCAGAAATCTTGGAAACGTATGGGCTTGAATCTCGGAATTATTATCTCATCGCCAGTCGGCTCGTACCTGATAACAATGCCGATCTCATTTTAGAGGCGTTCGTTGCTTCAAACAGTCAAAAGCAACTTGCTATTGCCGGTGGGGCTGATTACAAAGGGAACAAACTCGAAAATGAATTTTTATCGAAGTTGAAAAGCATTGCCAACGAAAACGTCAGGTTTCTCGGGCATATTGACGATTCTGACCACATTAAGGAACTTCACCATCACTGCTTTGCCTACATTCACGGACATCAGTTCGGCGGCATTAACCCTTCTATTCTGAAGGCGTTGGGGTTTTCCAACTGCATCCTCGCACTCAATACGCCTTTCAACGATGAAGTCTTGGAAGGCGGACATTATGGTGTACTCTTTGACAAAAACGTCGTATCACTCACAGAGAAAATTCAGATGTTGGAACAACACCCGGAGCAGGTTGAAGATTTCCGAAGGCGTGCCACAGAACAGATCCGAAAGCGATTCAATTGGGAAAACATCGCACAGCAGTATCTTGATGTTTTTGAGAAGCTCCAGTAA